A window of the Eulemur rufifrons isolate Redbay chromosome 6, OSU_ERuf_1, whole genome shotgun sequence genome harbors these coding sequences:
- the KCTD21 gene encoding BTB/POZ domain-containing protein KCTD21: MSDPITLNVGGKLYTTSLATLTSFPDSMLGAMFSGKMPTKRDSQGNCFIDRDGKVFRYILNFLRTSHLDLPEDFQEMGLLRREADFYQVQPLIEALQEKEVELSKAEKNAMLNITLNQRVQTVHFTVREAPQIYSLSSSSMEVFNANIFSTSCLFLKLLGSKLFYCSNGNLSSITSHLQDPNHLTLDWVANVEGLPEEEYTKQNLKRLWVVPANKQINSFQVFVEEVLKIALSDGFCIDSSHPHALDFMNNKIIRLIRYR; this comes from the coding sequence atGTCTGACCCCATCACGCTGAACGTCGGGGGGAAGCTCTACACCACCTCACTGGCAACCCTGACCAGCTTCCCTGACTCCATGCTGGGTGCCATGTTCAGCGGGAAGATGCCCACCAAGCGAGACAGCCAGGGCAACTGCTTCATTGACCGTGATGGCAAAGTGTTCCGCTATATCCTCAACTTCCTGCGAACCTCCCACCTGGACCTGCCCGAGGACTTCCAGGAGATGGGCCTGCTCCGCAGGGAGGCCGACTTCTACCAGGTGCAGCCCCTGATTGAGGCCCTGCAGGAGAAGGAGGTGGAGCTCTCCAAGGCCGAGAAGAATGCCATGCTCAACATCACTCTGAACCAGCGTGTGCAGACGGTCCACTTCACTGTGCGGGAGGCACCCCAGATCTACAGCCTCTCATCCTCCAGCATGGAGGTCTTCAACGCCAACATCTTTAGCACCTCTTGCCTCTTCCTCAAGCTCCTTGGCTCCAAGCTCTTCTACTGCTCTAATGGCAACCTCTCCTCCATCACCAGCCACTTGCAGGATCCTAACCACCTGACTCTGGACTGGGTGGCCAATGTAGAGGGCCTGCCGGAGGAGGAGTACACCAAGCAGAACCTCAAGAGGCTCTGGGTGGTGCCCGCCAACAAGCAGATCAACAGCTTCCAGGTCTTCGTGGAGGAGGTACTGAAAATCGCTCTGAGTGATGGCTTCTGCATCGATTCTTCTCACCCACATGCTCTAGATTTTATGAACAATAAGATTATTCGATTAATACGGTACAGGTAA